The proteins below come from a single Mugil cephalus isolate CIBA_MC_2020 chromosome 7, CIBA_Mcephalus_1.1, whole genome shotgun sequence genomic window:
- the LOC125010919 gene encoding gastrula zinc finger protein XlCGF57.1-like has product MFSNGNFSESIIKPITAAPEQIFEKTVVQSEEDVDHQGKLLDITWKPEMKLHKTDLPQQHVCMKEEVLTEQQLCSQERNSSLDQEEQEPPQIKEEQEDLQPPQLKEEYEEPEFIQIKEEQEEPGPVQIKEEHKELCNRHWEEHFILKQETDSLVETHTDEESEYSEPEPNSDQFFSRNSLLAESPDQEELNPKKSRHSNNVGSSPMSESQCDTDTKYMTCDVCGKAFKNIYILTRHYRVHTGETLNPYNTCGKSLMKGSDLILLNSIHSDGNPYSCETCGKSFNHNRDLTTHMRTHTGEKLYSCNLCDKTFARCTYLAKHKRNHTGEKPFSCKTCGKCFHENCELAKHMRTHTGEKPYGCDTCGKTFTQRSILTDHMRTHTGEKPFSCKICGRHFRQNIALTSHMRTHTGEKPYSCDTCGKTFIQRNHLLNHMRIHTGEKPFSCKICGKRFGQNTVLTKHMRIHTDEKPYCCDMCGKAFNQRGALTDHIRTHTGEKPSSCKTCGKCFYKNSILARHMMTHTGEKPYGCETCGKRFAVSTTLTTHMRIHTGEKPFSCKTCGKCFHQNITLTRHMRTHTGEKPYACGTCGKAFAVRCNLKNHMKTHTRKKLSS; this is encoded by the exons ATGTTTTCAAATGGGAATTTCTCAGAGTCGATCATCAAGCCAATAACTGCTGCTCCCGAACAAATATTTGAGAAAACTGTCGTCCAGTCCGAGGAAGACGTCGATCATCAGGGCAaactgctggatatcacctggaaaccGGAGATGAAGTTACACAAAACAG ACCtcccacagcaacatgtctgCATGAAGGAGGAGGTTctcactgagcagcagctctgtagCCAGGAGAGGAACTCTAGTTTGGACCAGGAGGAAcaagaacctccacagattaaagaggaacaggaggatcTACAGCCCCCACAGTTGAAAGAGGAATATGAGGAACCAGAATTTatacagattaaagaggaacaggaagaaccAGGACCTgtacagattaaagaggaacataAGGAACTCTGCAACCGTCATTGGGAAGAGCATTTTATACTGAAACAGGAGACTGATTCCTTGGTCGAGACTCATACTGATGAGGAAAGTGAGTacagtgaaccagaaccaaacagtgACCAATTCTTCTCTCGCAACTCTCTTTTAGCGGAGAGTCCAGATCAAGAGGAGCTGAATCCAAAGAAGAGCCGTCACAGTAACAATGTAGGCAGCTCTCCCATGTCAGAGAGTCAGTGTGATACTGACACAAAGTACATGACATGTGACGTATGTGGAAAAGCCTTTAAGAACATTTATATACTGACGAGACATTACAGAGTCCACACTGGTGAGACACTGAATCCTTACAATACATGTGGTAAAAGTTTAATGAAGGGAAGTGATTTGATTTTGCTCAACAGTATTCACTCAGATGGGAACCCATATTCCTGTGAAACATGTGGGAAAAGTTTCAATCACAATAGGGATTTGACTAcacacatgaggactcacacaggtgagaagctgTACAGTTGTAACTTATGTGATAAAACCTTTGCTCGATGTACGTATTTAGCTAAACACAAGAGGAAtcacacaggagagaagccTTTCTCATGCAAGACATGTGGGAAATGTTTTCATGAAAACTGTGAGTTGGCTaagcacatgaggactcacacaggtgagaagccatacgGTTGTGACActtgtggtaaaaccttcactcaAAGAAGTATTTTAACAgaccacatgaggactcacacaggtgagaagccattcTCTTGCAAGATATGTGGGAGACATTTTCGTCAAAATATTGCTTTGACTAgtcacatgaggactcacacaggcgAGAAGCCatacagttgtgacacatgtggtaagACCTTCATTCAAAGGAATCATTTATTGAAtcacatgaggattcacacaggtgagaagccgttcTCTTGCAAAATATGTGGGAAACGTTTTGGTCAAAATACTGTTTTGACAAAgcacatgaggattcacacagaTGAGAAGCCATACTGTTGTGACATGTGTGGTAAAGCCTTCAATCAAAGAGGTGCTTTAACGGACCACataaggactcacacaggtgagaagccgtcCTCTTGCAAGACATGTGGGAAATGTTTCTATAAAAATAGTATTTTGGCTCGGCACATGatgactcacacaggtgagaagccgtatgGTTGTGAGACATGTGGTAAAAGGTTCGCTGTAAGTACTACTTTAACAACacacatgaggattcacacaggtgagaagccatttTCTTGCAAGACATGTGGGAAATGTTTCCATCAAAATATTACTTTGACTCggcacatgaggactcacacaggtgagaagccgtatgCTTGTGGCACATGTGGTAAAGCCTTCGCTGTAAGATGCAATTTAAAGAATCACATGAAGACTCACACACGTAAAAAGCTGTCATCCTGA
- the LOC125011041 gene encoding zinc finger protein 239-like isoform X1, whose amino-acid sequence MSESQCDTNTSRKSVTRDISGKAVKSKSTMKRRYRFHTGTNKTPHHCNTCGKSFTYRSNLILHTRTHTSEYPYCCDTCGKTFRQRYSLTEHITTHTGEKKYGCDLCGKTFNRCGNLHKHMRIHTGEKPYNCDICGKTFSESSHLTKHRRTHTGERPHSCDICGKTFTERSNFKKHRKTHTGEKPYGCDTCGKIFSRNTHLTRHMRIHTGEKPYFCDTCGKTFNRNTLLTKHMRTHRGGKLSS is encoded by the coding sequence ATGTCAGAGAGTCAGTGTGATACTAATACAAGTCGAAAGTCTGTAACACGTGACATTTCTGGAAAAGCCGTTAAGAGCAAGTCTACAATGAAAAGACGTTACAGATTTCATACAGGCACAAATAAGACACCTCATCATTGCAACACATGTGGTAAAAGTTTCACGTACAGGAGTAATTTGATTTTACACACCAGGACTCACACAAGTGAATATCCGTactgttgtgacacatgtgggaAAACCTTCAGGCAAAGATATAGTTTAACTGAGCACATAAcaactcacacaggtgagaagaaGTACGGTTGTGACTTATGCGGTAAAACCTTTAATCGATGCGGtaatttacacaaacacatgaggattcacacaggtgagaagccatacaATTGTGACAtatgtggtaaaaccttttcTGAAAGTAGTCATTTAACGAAGCACAGAAGAACGCACACAGGTGAGAGGCCGCACAGTTGTGACAtatgtggtaaaacctttacTGAACGAAGTAATTTTAAGAAACACAGGaagactcacacaggtgagaagccctACGGTTGTGACACCTGTGGTAAAATCTTCAGTCGAAATACTCATTTAACTCGgcacatgaggattcacacaggtgaaaaACCGTAtttttgtgacacatgtggtaaaaccttcaatCGAAATACTCTTTTAACAaagcacatgaggactcacagaGGGGGGAAGTTATCATCCTGA
- the LOC125010993 gene encoding zinc finger protein 569-like yields MSGGESLKTLIIERLTAAAEEIFGLFEKTVVQYEEEIDRHRRRLDIAWKPEIKLHRIDLPQQHVCTEEEVPTDQQLCNQERNSSLEEPEPPQIKEEQEEPEPPQIKEEQEEPEPPQIKEEQEELCSIQQEGHLILNQETGSPDHIGSKHVDSGSTTNAELDPKERRHRDASHTSNVDNSPVSESQCGTNTGKKSVTCDVCGKVFKYMHLMKRHYRFHTGETPYHCNTCGKRFTQSSSLILHTRIHTGEKPYGRKACGKHFSQYNDCHTGETPCGSDTCGKTFTQSNNLKKYLRTHADERPYFCKVCDKTFMNWSSVRDHMIIHSDDKPFSCETCGKRFSQNYPLTLHMRIHTGEKPFPCKACGKRFNQSGSLNKHIRTHTGEKPYRCHTCGKTFNQSNNLTRHMRTHRGGKLSS; encoded by the exons ATGTCTGGAGGCGAGAGTTTGAAAACATTGATCATCGAGcgactaactgctgctgctgaagaaatattcggaCTATTTGAAAAAACTGTCGTTCAGTACGAGGAAGAGATCGATCGTCATCGCAGGCGGCTGGATATCGCCTGGAAACCagagataaagttacacagaatag ACCTACCACAGCAACATgtctgcacagaggaggaggttcccACTGACCAGCAGCTCTGTAACCAGGAGAGGAATTCCAGTTTGGAGGAACCTGAACCTCCACAGataaaagaggaacaggaggaaccagaacctccacagataaaagaggaacaggaggaaccagaacctccacagattaaagaagaacaggaggaacTCTGCAGTATTCAGCAGGAAGGACATCTTATACTGAACCAGGAGACTGGTTCCCCAGATCACATAGGAAGCAAGCATGTAGACTCAGGATCAACAACAAATGCAGAGCTGGATCCAAAGGAGAGACGTCACAGAGACGCAAGTCACACTAGCAATGTAGACAACTCTCCTGTGTCAGAGAGTCAGTGCGGTACTAACACAGGTAAAAAGTCTGTAACATGTGATGTCTGTGGAAAAGTCTTTAAGTACATGCATTTAATGAAGAGACATTACCGAtttcacacaggtgagacaccTTACCATTGCAACACATGTGGTAAACGTTTCACGCAGAGTAGCAGTTTGATTTTACACACCAGGATTCACACAGGCGAAAAGCCATATGGTCGCAAAGCATGTGGTAAACATTTCAGTCAATATAATGATTGTCATACAGGTGAGACGCCATGTGGTTCTGATACATGTGGTAAGACCTTCACTCAAAGTAATAACTTAAAGAAATACTTGAGGACTCACGCAGATGAGAGGCCGTACTTTTGTAAagtatgtgataaaacatttATGAACTGGTCATCAGTTCGAGATCATATGATAATCCACTCAGATGATAAGCCATTCTCTTGTGAGACATGTGGGAAACGTTTCAGTCAGAATTATCCTTTGACTCTgcacatgaggattcacacaggtgagaaaccgtTCCCTTGCAAAGCATGCGGGAAACGTTTTAATCAAAGTGGTTCTTTGAATAAGCACATAAGGACTCATACGGGTGAGAAGCCATATCGTTGTCACACATGTGGAAAGACCTTCAATCAAAGTAATAATTTAACACggcacatgaggactcacagaGGTGGGAAGTTATCATCCTGA
- the LOC125010952 gene encoding zinc finger protein OZF-like yields the protein MSLAESFIIESVTAAPEEIFGSSERTVVRSEDEIDRQHRLLDITWKPEIKLHKIDLPQQHVCTMEEVFTEEELCNQERKSILVQEEPQPPRIKEEQEEPESPWIKEEQEEPGPPQLKEEQEEPETPQIKEEQEEPEPPQIKEEQGEFCSIHYEEHLVLKQETDSLMETPTDEESEHSEPEPNSNMFLSYNCESKQLNTNRRHHRESCHSNNVDNSLMSESWCDTDTDKKSIICDVCGKVFKKKSVMKRHYRLHTDETPHHCKNCCKSFTKRSDLISHISIHTGEKPYPCKSCGKCFSQKRDLNKHMRTHTGEKPYGCNTCGKTFIESTYLTRHMRTHSGEKPYVCDTCGKTFTQSNHLSYHMSTHTGEKLFSCKTCGKQFSRNSVLTKHMMTHTGEKPYCCDTCGKTFTQSKYLLNHMRTHTGEKPFSCETCGKCFSQNSALPRHMRTHTGEKPYSCDTCGKTFTLGTTLTKHMRSHTGEKPFSCKTCGNRFSQNSALTIHMRTHTGEKPYSCDTCGKTFTQGSALTKHMRTHTSEMLSS from the exons ATGTCTTTAGCTGAGAGTTTTATCATTGAGTCAGTAACTGCTGCTCCTGAAGAAATATTCGGATCCTCTGAAAGAACTGTCGTCCGGTCCGAGGATGAGATCGATCGTCAGcacagactgctggatatcacctggaaaccCGAGATAAAGTTACACAAAATAG ACCtcccacagcaacatgtctgTACAATGGAGGAGGTTTTCACTGAGGAGGAGCTCTGTAATCAGGAGAGGAAGTCCATTCTGGTCCAGGAGGAACCACAACCTCCACggattaaagaggaacaagaggaaccAGAATCTCCAtggattaaagaggaacaggaggaaccggGACCACCACAgttgaaagaggaacaggaggaaccagaaactccacagattaaagaggagcaggaggaaccagaacctccacagattaaagaggaacaggggGAATTCTGCAGCATTCATTATGAAGAACATCTTGTACTGAAGCAGGAGACTGATTCCTTGATGGAGACTCCTACAGATGAGGAAAGTGAGCacagtgaaccagaaccaaacagtAACATGTTCCTCTCTTACAACTGTGAATCCAAACAGCTGAATACAAACAGGAGACACCACAGAGAATCATGTCACAGTAACAATGTGGACAACTCTCTCATGTCAGAGAGTTGGTGTGACACTGACACAGATAAAAAGTCTATAATATGTGATGTCTGCGGAAAAGTTTTCAAGAAAAAGTCTGTAATGAAGAGACATTACAGACTCCACACAGATGAGACACCTCATCATTGCAAGAACTGTTGTAAAAGTTTCACAAAGAGAAGTGATTTGATTTCGCATATCAGTATTCACACGGGTGAGAAGCCATATCCTTGCAAGTCATGTGGGAAATGCTTCAGTCAAAAAAGGGATTTGAATaagcacatgaggactcacacaggtgagaagccgtatgGTTGTAACACATGTGGTAAGACCTTCATTGAAAGTACTTATTTAACAAGGCACATGAGGACGCATTCCGGTGAGAAGCCATAtgtttgtgacacatgtggtaaaaccttcactcaGAGTAATCATTTATCATACCACATGAgtactcacacaggtgagaagctgTTCTCTTGCAAGACATGTGGGAAACAGTTCAGTCGGAATAGTGTTTTGACTAAGCACATGATGACTCACACAGGCGAGAAGCCATactgttgtgacacatgtggtaaaacctttactcaaagtaaatatttgttgaaccacatgaggactcacacggGTGAGAAGCCGTTCTCTTGCGAGACATGTGGGAAATGTTTTAGTCAAAATAGTGCTTTGCCTCGGCACATGagaactcacacaggtgagaagccgtacagttgtgacacatgtggtaaaaccttcactcTAGGTACTACTTTAACAAAGCACATGAGGAGTCATACAGGTGAAAAGCCATTCTCTTGCAAGACATGCGGAAATCGTTTCAGTCAAAATAGTGCTTTGACTatccacatgaggactcacacaggtgagaagccgtacagctgtgacacatgtggtaaaacttTCACTCAAGGTTCTGCTTTAACGaagcacatgaggactcacacaagTGAGATGTTGTCGTCCTGA
- the LOC125011041 gene encoding uncharacterized protein LOC125011041 isoform X2, whose translation MSLTESLTELIIEPLTVFPEEIFGHLERTVVQSEGEIDRRRRLLDITWKPEIKLHRIDLPQQHVCTEEEVLTEQQVSNQERNSSLDQENQNLQRLKSNRRNQDPHKLKRNMRNHSPLS comes from the exons ATGTCTTTAACTGAGAGCTTGACAGAGTTGATCATCGAGCCACTAACTGTTTTTCCTGAAGAAATATTCGGACACTTGgaaagaactgtcgtccagtCCGAGGGAGAGATCGATCGTCGtcgcagactgctggatatcacctggaaaccAGAGATAAAGTTACATAGAATAG ACCTCCCACAACAACATGTCTGTACGGAGGAGGAGGTTCTCACTGAGCAACAGGTCAGTAACCAGGAGAGGAACTCTAGTCTGGACCAGGagaaccagaacctccagaGATTAAAGAGcaacaggaggaaccaggaccCCCACAAATTAAAGAGGAATATGAGGAACCACAGCCCCCTCAGTTGA
- the LOC125011009 gene encoding zinc finger protein ZFP2-like: MSSAESLRELIIERLTAAAEEIFGLFERTVVQYEEEIDRQRRLLDITWKPEIKLHRIDLPQQHVYTEEEVLTEEQLYNQERKSSLDQVEPEPPQINEEQKKLCSIQQEEHLVLNQETDSSMETPSDEESEHSEPEPNSDHLLSYNSPVAERPDQYGRKRVDSGSTRNSELNPKKRHHRDTSHRNNVDSSSMSESESDTDCGKTFKYKHLMERRYRFHPSQTPYHCNTCGKSFTQRSSLILHTRIHTGEKPYPCKTCGKRFTQNSDLTVHVRTHTGEKPYPCKSCGKRFSHTGALNKHVRTHTGEKPYDCNTCGKSFNQSNNFKRHMRIHTGE, encoded by the exons ATGTCTTCAgctgagagtttgagagagttgatcatcgagcgactaactgctgctgctgaagaaatattcggactctttgaaagaactgtcgtccagtacgaggaagagatcgatcgtcagcgcagactgctggatatcacctggaaacctgagataaagttacacagaatag acctcccacagcaacatgtttatacagaggaggaggttctcaCTGAGGAGCAGCTCTATAACCAGGAGAGGAAATCCAGTCTGGACCAGGtagaaccagaacctccacagattaatgaggaacagaagaaACTCTGTAGCATTCAGCAGGAAGAACATCTTGTATTGAACCAGGAGACCGATTCCTCGATGGAGACTCCTTCTGATGAGGAAAGTGAGCacagtgaaccagaaccaaacagtgATCATCTCCTCTCTTACAACTCTCCTGTAGCTGAGAGGCCAGATCAGTATGGAAGGAAACGTGTAGACTCAGGATCAACCAGAAATTCAGAGCTGAATCCAAAGAAGAGacatcacagagacacaagTCACAGAAACAATGTCGACAGCTCTTCCATGtcagagagtgagagtgatACTGACTGTGGAAAAACCTTTAAGTACAAGCATTTAATGGAGAGACGGTACCGATTTCACCCATCTCAGACGCCTTATCATTGTAACACATGTGGTAAAAGTTTCACACAGCGTAGCAGCTTGATTTTACACAccaggattcacacaggtgagaaaccatatccttgcaaaacatgtgggaaaCGTTTCACTCAAAATAGTGATTTGACTGTGCAcgtgaggactcacacaggtgagaagccatatccTTGCAAATCATGTGGGAAAcgtttcagtcacactggtgcTTTGAATAAGCACGTGAGGACTcatacaggtgagaagccgtatgATTGTAACACATGTGGAAAATCCTTCAATCAAAGTAATAATTTCAAGAGacacatgaggattcacacaggtgaaTAG